One window from the genome of Cryptomeria japonica chromosome 6, Sugi_1.0, whole genome shotgun sequence encodes:
- the LOC131068664 gene encoding uncharacterized protein LOC131068664 isoform X1, whose amino-acid sequence MSGAQNQRKLAGEGDLAKCKMFWKGNVKFEDIYSFKVDGSIEEANVMNEVRQKVKEQARVWRSMEAAKGAAWYLQTQYWKDNGNFVSSLSLSTLTNTIVLKRLIRQGIPPVVRPKLWFMASGAAKKRSTVPHSYYQDLIQAVEGMVTPATSQIDQDIARTFPTHPWLDAEEGHASLRRVLVAYSFRDSRVGYCQGMNYVAALLLLVMKTEEDAFWMLAVLLENVLFNDCYADNLYGCHVEQMVFKDLLAKMFPRLARHFEDLDFDVSLVATEWFLCLFAKSLPSETTMRIWDLLFSEGTNVLFRVALAIFKINEDQLLAVQQVGDVINILHHTVHHAFDPDALLKVAFDKIGSMTINCITKHRKRRQAAVTAELDKRLRRLNSWEREKSSSEFEN is encoded by the exons ATGTCTGGAGCACAGAATCAGAGGAAACTGGCAGGAGAAGGAGATTTAGCAAAATGCAAAATGTTTTGGAAGGGGAATGTGAAGTTTGAGGACATTTACTCGTTCAAAGTTGATGGTTCCATTGAGGAGGCAAATGTGATGAATGAGGTGAGACAGAAGGTGAAAGAGCAGGCCCGAGTGTGGCGCTCAATGGAAGCTGCCAAAGGGGCTGCCTGGTATCTGCAAACCCAATATTGGAAAGACAATGGAAACTTTGTCTCTTCGCTCTCTCTGTCAACTCTCACCAATACCATTGTTTTGAAGAGGCTCATAAGACAGGGGATTCCGCCTGTTGTGAGACCCAAGCTGTGGTTTATGGCATCTGGAGCAGCTAAGAAGCGCTCCACTGTTCCCCACAGTTACTATCAAGACCTTATTCAGGCTGTTGAGGGCATGGTTACTCCAGCTACCAGCCAGATTGATCAA GATATTGCTCGTACTTTTCCTACTCACCCATGGTTGGATGCTGAAGAGGGGCATGCATCTCTGAGAAGAGTTCTTGTGGCATATTCCTTTCGTGATTCTCGTGTTGGGTATTGTCAG GGGATGAATTATGTCGCGGCATTGCTATTGTTAGTCATGAAAACAGAGGAAGATGCATTTTGGATGCTGGCTGTGCTTTTGGAGAATGTTTTGTTTAATGACTGCTATGCAGACAATTTATATGGATGCCATGTTGAACAAATGGTTTTCAAGGATTTGCTTGCAAAAATGTTTCCTAG GCTTGCTAGACATTTTGAGGACTTAGACTTTGATGTGTCTCTTGTAGCAACAGAATGGTTTCTCTGTCTGTTTGCAAAGAGCTTGCCTTCAGAG ACTACAATGAGGATTTGGGATCTGCTTTTCAGTGAGGGAACCAATGTTCTATTCAGGGTTGCTTTGGCTATCTTCAAG ATAAATGAGGACCAGCTACTGGCCGTTCAACAAGTTGGAGATGTGATCAATATTTTGCATCACACTGTACATCATGCTTTTGACCCAGATGCACTGTTGAAG GTGGCGTTTGATAAGATTGGTTCCATGACCATTAACTGTATAACAAAACACCGTAAAAGGCGACAGGCAGCAGTCACAGCAGAGTTGGACAAGAGACTAAGGCGGCTTAACTCATGGGAAAGAGAAAAGTCATCATCTGAGTTTGAAAACTGA
- the LOC131068664 gene encoding uncharacterized protein LOC131068664 isoform X2, producing the protein MSGAQNQRKLAGEGDLAKCKMFWKGNVKFEDIYSFKVDGSIEEANVMNEVRQKVKEQARVWRSMEAAKGAAWYLQTQYWKDNGNFVSSLSLSTLTNTIVLKRLIRQGIPPVVRPKLWFMASGAAKKRSTVPHSYYQDLIQAVEGMVTPATSQIDQDIARTFPTHPWLDAEEGHASLRRVLVAYSFRDSRVGYCQGMNYVAALLLLVMKTEEDAFWMLAVLLENVLFNDCYADNLYGCHVEQMVFKDLLAKMFPRLARHFEDLDFDVSLVATEWFLCLFAKSLPSETTMRIWDLLFSEGTNVLFRVALAIFKTQECFLQLTL; encoded by the exons ATGTCTGGAGCACAGAATCAGAGGAAACTGGCAGGAGAAGGAGATTTAGCAAAATGCAAAATGTTTTGGAAGGGGAATGTGAAGTTTGAGGACATTTACTCGTTCAAAGTTGATGGTTCCATTGAGGAGGCAAATGTGATGAATGAGGTGAGACAGAAGGTGAAAGAGCAGGCCCGAGTGTGGCGCTCAATGGAAGCTGCCAAAGGGGCTGCCTGGTATCTGCAAACCCAATATTGGAAAGACAATGGAAACTTTGTCTCTTCGCTCTCTCTGTCAACTCTCACCAATACCATTGTTTTGAAGAGGCTCATAAGACAGGGGATTCCGCCTGTTGTGAGACCCAAGCTGTGGTTTATGGCATCTGGAGCAGCTAAGAAGCGCTCCACTGTTCCCCACAGTTACTATCAAGACCTTATTCAGGCTGTTGAGGGCATGGTTACTCCAGCTACCAGCCAGATTGATCAA GATATTGCTCGTACTTTTCCTACTCACCCATGGTTGGATGCTGAAGAGGGGCATGCATCTCTGAGAAGAGTTCTTGTGGCATATTCCTTTCGTGATTCTCGTGTTGGGTATTGTCAG GGGATGAATTATGTCGCGGCATTGCTATTGTTAGTCATGAAAACAGAGGAAGATGCATTTTGGATGCTGGCTGTGCTTTTGGAGAATGTTTTGTTTAATGACTGCTATGCAGACAATTTATATGGATGCCATGTTGAACAAATGGTTTTCAAGGATTTGCTTGCAAAAATGTTTCCTAG GCTTGCTAGACATTTTGAGGACTTAGACTTTGATGTGTCTCTTGTAGCAACAGAATGGTTTCTCTGTCTGTTTGCAAAGAGCTTGCCTTCAGAG ACTACAATGAGGATTTGGGATCTGCTTTTCAGTGAGGGAACCAATGTTCTATTCAGGGTTGCTTTGGCTATCTTCAAG ACTCAGGAGTGCTTTCTGCAATTAACATTGTAG